A section of the Humulus lupulus chromosome 2, drHumLupu1.1, whole genome shotgun sequence genome encodes:
- the LOC133815021 gene encoding squamosa promoter-binding-like protein 15, whose product MPLFALIWGAASLVGMTPDPDPIRGFALALPVAPPPIRGFDNCKEDLFAVNDYHRRHKVCELHSKSTKAHVANQIFLLFRTARFIIFLLAPCRFHPLSEFDEGKRSCRRRLAGHNRRRRKTQPDDVGSRLVLPGDRDNKINGHLDIFNLLAAVARAQEKSDGKTMSCSLLLDKEQLL is encoded by the exons ATGCCACTCTTCGCCTTAATCTGGGGGGCGGCTTCACTTGTGGGGATGACCCCGGATCCAGACCCTATAAGAGGGTTCGCTCTGGCTCTCCCGGTAGCACCACCACCTATAAGAGGGTTCGATAACTGCAAGGAAGATCTCTTTGCCGTAAATGACTACCATCGCAGACATAAGGTTTGTGAGCTTCACAGTAAATCTACTAAAGCTCATGTTGCCAACCAGAT ATTTCTGTTGTTTAGAACGGCGAGGTTCATCATCTTCTTGCTTGCTCCTTGCAGATTTCATCCCCTTTCCGAGTTTGACGAGGGCAAGCGGAGTTGTAGAAGGAGGCTTGCTGGGCATAATCGGCGTAGGAGGAAAACTCAACCAGACGATGTTGGCTCGAGACTTGTGCTCCCTGGAGATCGAGACAATAAAATTAATGGACACTTGGATATCTTTAACTTGTTGGCTGCTGTGGCTCGTGCTCAAG AGAAAAGTGATGGAAAAACTATGAGTTGCTCTCTTTTACTGGACAAAGAACAGCTCCTTTAG